The Siniperca chuatsi isolate FFG_IHB_CAS linkage group LG9, ASM2008510v1, whole genome shotgun sequence genome includes a region encoding these proteins:
- the slc6a3 gene encoding sodium-dependent dopamine transporter — MLTERVPVGQMSSVVAPEKPTSNIMGPKEVELILVKEQNGVQFTSTTLVAPTPSQTNPSGEEERETWGKKIDFLLSVIGFAVDLANVWRFPYLCYKNGGGAFLVPYLFFMVIAGMPLFYMELALGQYNREGAAGVWKICPIFKGVGFTVILISLYVGFYYNVIISWALFYLFSSFTSELPWVHCNNTWNSPNCSDWADNSSVSDIYKATPAQEYFERGVLHIQDSNGIDDLGRPRWQLTSCLAVVIVLLYFSLWKGVKTSGKVVWITATMPYVVLTVLLLRGVTLPGAIDGIKAYLSVDFLRLCDAKVWIEAATQICFSLGVGFGVLIAFSSYNKFSNNCYRDAIITSSINSLTSFFSGFVVFSFLGYMSHKHNVALDKVARDGAGLVFVIYPEAIATLPGSSVWAVIFFIMLLTLGIDSAMGGMESVITGLIDEFKFLHKHRELFTLFIVVATFLISLFCVTNGGMYVFTLLDHFAAGTSILFGVLIEAIGIAWFYGVDRFSDDIEEMIGQRPGMYWRLCWKFVSPCFLLFMVVVSFATFNPPNYGSYMFPPWANMVGWCLAISSMTMVPLYAIYKLCTLPGKFCDRLAYAITPETEHHLVDNGEVRQFTLHHWLVV, encoded by the exons ATGCTGACAGAGAGAGTCCCTGTCGGCCAGATGTCCTCAGTTGTAGCCCCGGAAAAACCCACCTCCAACATCATGGGCCCCAAAGAG GTGGAGCTGATCCTGGTGAAGGAGCAGAATGGGGTTCAGTTCACCTCAACCACCTTAGTGGCTCCGACTCCTTCTCAGACCAACCCTagtggggaggaggagagggagaccTGGGGGAAGAAAATCGACTTCCTCCTGTCTGTGATCGGATTCGCCGTGGACCTCGCCAATGTCTGGAGATTCCCCTACCTCTGCTATAAGAATGGAGGAG GTGCGTTCCTGGTGCCATACCTGTTCTTCATGGTGATAGCAGGCATGCCTCTCTTCTACATGGAGCTGGCTCTGGGACAGTACAACAGAGAGGGGGCAGCGGGGGTCTGGAAGATCTGTCCCATATTTAAAG GTGTAGGCTTTACAGTGATCCTCATTTCCCTCTACGTTGGTTTCTACTATAATGTCATCATCTCCTGGGCGCTGTTCTACCTCTTCTCCTCGTTCACCAGCGAGCTACCATGGGTCCACTGCAATAACACTTGGAACAGTCCGAACTGCTCCGACTGGGCTGACAACAGCTCAGTCAGTGATATTTACAAGGCCACCCCTGCTCAGGAGTACTTTGA ACGTGGGGTGCTCCACATCCAGGACAGTAATGGGATTGATGATCTAGGCCGTCCACGCTGGCAGCTGACTTCCTGTCTAGCTGTAGTGATTGTTCTGCTCTACTTCAGCCTCTGGAAGGGAGTCAAGACCTCCGGCAAG GTTGTGTGGATCACAGCCACGATGCCCTACGTGGTCTTGACTGTGCTGCTGCTCCGCGGAGTCACTCTGCCCGGAGCTATCGATGGCATTAAGGCCTACCTCTCTGTGGACTTCCTGAGACTCTGTGACGCCAAG GTCTGGATTGAGGCAGCAACAcagatttgtttctctctgGGAGTGGGGTTTGGTGTGCTAATTGCCTTTTCCAGCTACAACAAATTCAGCAACAACTGTTACAG AGACGCCATCATTACCAGCTCCATCAACTCTTTAACCAGTTTCTTCTCCGGCTTTGTGGTCTTCTCCTTCCTTGGGTACATGTCTCACAAGCACAATGTAGCCCTGGACAAAGTTGCCAGAGACG GTGCTGGTTTGGTGTTTGTCATTTACCCAGAAGCCATTGCAACATTACCTGGGTCATCAGTGTGGGCGGTTATCTTCTTCATTATGCTGTTGACACTGGGCATTGACAGTGCT ATGGGTGGGATGGAATCAGTGATCACGGGGCTGATTGATGAGTTTAAATTCCTCCACAAGCACAGAGAGCTGTTCACCCTCTTCATCGTCGTTGCTACCTTCCTCATATCCCTCTTCTGTGTTACAAAT ggtGGGATGTATGTGTTCACTCTGCTCGACCACTTTGCGGCAGGAACATCGATTCTCTTTGGAGTGCTTATTGAAGCCATCGGCATCGCATGGTTTTATG GAGTGGACCGATTCAGTGATGACATTGAGGAGATGATTGGCCAGCGACCAGGCATGTACTGGAGGCTGTGCTGGAAGTTTGTCAGCCCCTGCTTTCTCCTA TTTATGGTGGTGGTGAGCTTTGCCACGTTCAACCCTCCAAACTACGGCTCCTACATGTTTCCTCCATGGGCTAACATGGTCGGGTGGTGTCTGGCCATTTCCTCAATGACCATGGTACCTCTCTACGCCATATACAAACTCTGCACACTGCCTGGAAAGTTTTGCGAT AGACTGGCTTATGCCATCACCCCAGAGACAGAGCATCATTTGGTAGACAATGGGGAGGTTCGGCAGTTCACA CTGCATCACTGGTTGGTGGTCTGA